The Chlorocebus sabaeus isolate Y175 chromosome 20, mChlSab1.0.hap1, whole genome shotgun sequence genomic sequence CTGCTCACCCTTCCTCCACCCCATAAAGTGGTCTGAGTAACAGAGCAGCTAGGCAGCGTCCAGGAGCCAGCCCTGGACGAGGTTGGGTCCCTCTGACTGTGTGACCACAGGCAGGAGACGTAACTCAGGGTGGAGCTCTGGTCACACCTCACTTATACACCTCTCTTATTAGTTGCCCCAACATCTCAACAGATATTCAAGCTTATTTAGGTAGTTTCAGGCCTTACTTAGCACCTATTTACTCTTTCTTTGTATACAATTCAAACAAATTCCATTTGCTGACTTCTTGGCAAATTTCAAAAGGGGTGTGTAGAGTTGTACAAGACAAGCCTCTGAACCACGGAGGAGTGGGGGAATACCTTAGAACTATGGACTGCAGAAATTTAGCCATCAGGAGCCAGTCTGCACAGGTGCAAACACCTCTCTTTGCCCCTGCAGAGAGCCCCAAGGGCAGACACCATTGCCCTGCAGCCCTGCTTGTAGGTCTGGTTGCTCAGGAGAGCAAAGTGAAATCTTGTCAAATTTTCACACCATAATGGGTCAGGAAAGGTTGGACCCTCAAAAGGGCAAACGCCATTTATCTGGACAGTTCCCATATCCACCCTCATCCGGAACAGCCTGTTCTTGGTGGAGCCTGATAAACAGGGCATTACCGTTCCCAACCAGTCCTCCTCTGGGGTTAGTTTCGTCCATAGAAGAACACTTTGTGTTTTGttgctctgttttttttctcaaaatctaCCTTCTCTCTGCCCCCAGCGGAATCAAGGGGTTCTAAGAGGAGAGCCAAACATCTTTAGTTCATCAATTCCTCCATTTACTCACCAGGTATCCCTGGCATTGACTCTGGGACAGACCATGGTGTGAATCAAGTGTCTTCCTCAGGGAAGACAAACTCCTGGAGTCAGGGGAACCTGCATCTCGAGCGGTTTCAGCAGTAAGGCCAGGGGTACCTTCCAGGCAGGAGTGGTAGCATCTCCAAGGCGTAGAGGAGTGGGAAATGGTATATAGCGCAAAGGTGTGGTAGGTAGGGAGATTGGATTGATACCAGGCAAGAGCCCCGATTTTGAGTTACGGGTTGAAGGCTTGGGGAGACTCTATTAGTGGTCTGCACAGCCTTCAGGCCACCAGTGTGCAGTGGGGTGATTTTAAGGATGATGACACCAAGCACTGGAGAGCGCTGTGTCACTGATTCCCTGCAGCACTGTGAAGCAGCTACTGCTAATGTCTGCACTTTAGAAATGGGGCCATGGAAACTCAGAGATGAAATAACTTGCTCATGGTCACACTGGAAATAAGGGGTGGAGCTAGTACCTGAATTTAGTTGTGTCCAGATTCAGAGTTCAGGTTTCTGTTCACTGCCCTGCCTGGCATCCTTGGAATGGACAAGCAGATCCTTAGGGCTTGCCTCTGCCCTACCAACTGTCCTCGCCTGTTGGAGCCTGGCCTCCATCAGATGCCTCCAGACTTGGGACAGGTTGTGACAGGGCAGGCAAAGAGATGACTAGAGGCTGAGGACCCACAGCAATGGGAAGGAAGGCACCAGGAGGCAGGCCCAGCATATTCAGTGGGCATTTCTGGGACTGCAGGCCCCCGTTTGGCAAGTGTGCCCACCCACACCTTCCTCTTTTGCTAGACCTCAGTGGGTTGGAAGGCATAGGGAGGACCAACAGCAGTGATGGAGGCTGCATACCGCTGTGTGTGTATGAACTTGCGGCATGCACACACATGGAGGGGTGTTGGGATGGGTTGGGTTCAAATGGAATTGAGTTTGAGCTATAAGTGGTAGGGGATGAGGGGCCTGTGAGTTTGTGACTGGCTGAAGCAGGAATATTCAGATTCTGTGAGCATGGTTATGTGTGTGTGATGGTATACGTGCACAAGAAGCCGTTTCTGGGTAACTAGGCCTGCACTCTGCTATACGTGTGGCTGGGTGGGTCTGGCCAGTCCCGTGGCACTGAGAGTGTAGTGAGTGTACTCAGGCAGAACCGGTGCTGCCTGCCTACCACATCCCTGGGAGCTggccagggtgggggcagggccgGTGGGCAGGTCTGTCCCAGGACAGGCGTTTCCAGTTCCTGGAACTGCTTCCTTGTGTGGAGCCTTTCCCCGTACCCCCTAGCTGGGCCcttgggagaggggaggaggccaTGCGTGGGTCCTTCAAGGGGGTGCTCGCAGGCCAGACACAAGGGAGCTAGGCCTGGGGAACAGAAAGCCACAGTGTGAGTCTTTCAAGCACATCTGAAGGGTGACATGTGTGAGGTTGTCACACCAGGCCCTCAGTGTGGTCAGGGAGTCTGTACTTCCTGGATGGCGGAACCCGTCTGTCAAGCCCTGCTTCCTCCCCAgcaaggggttggggagagggtCCGGTGGCAGGAGATGGGCCCTTGGGGCTTTGAGACATGGTGAGGATAAAAGGGGCAAGTAGGAAGGCCCTTTTCCttctgtacttctttttttttgagacatagagtctcactctgtcacccaggctggagtgcagtggcgcagtcttggctcactgtaacctccatgtcctgggttcaagtgattctcctgcctcagcctcccacatagctgggattacatgcttgcgccaccacgtccagctaatttttttttactttctgtagagacagggtttcaccatgttggtcaggcagatctcaaattcctgacctcccgtgatctgcttgccttgatctcccaaagcgctgggattacaggtgtgagccaccacacctggccttgtacCTCTCTGTTCTATGCCTGAACTTCCACCATTGGTCACTTGCTGTCATCCCAGCAAGTCACACTGAGCCTGTGAAACCACAGGGCACTGGAAACCACACGTTAGGGGAAGCGGGAGAGTTGGCGGGGCTCTCAGATGGACTCCAACCCCTTGTTTCTtgtctggggaaactgaggcccacaaaAATAGAGGGACTTGGCTCAAGAACATGGAGTGAATCTGTGGCAGAGCCAGGCCCCGGCCCTCTCTTAGGGAGGGGTgcaaggggaaaggaaaaggaagactgGGTCCTGGCCCGGGGCTTGCCCACCCAGGCTGCATCTCCCCCTGCAGGTGATTGAGGAGTTCTACAACCAGACATGGATCCACCGCTATGGGGAGCGCATCCTGCCCACCACGCTCACCACACTCTGGTCCCTCTCTGTGGCCATCTTCTCCGTTGGGGGCATGATTGGCTCCTTCTCTGTGGGCCTTTTCGTTAACCGCTTTGGCCGGTAAGTAGGAGAGGTCCTGGCACTGCCCTTGGAGGGCCCATGCCCTCCTGCCCAGGGAGTCCCagatggggtgggaggtgggggagactTCCCTGTCTGTTCTAGGGTATTACCTATGACCCAGCCCCTGGGAGCCCAAGGAATGTGGGCACTGGCCTGACCTGTGACCCCACCCCCAGGCGGAATTCAATGCTGATGATGAACCTGCTGGCCTTCGTGTCTGCCGTGCTCATGGGCTTCTCGAAACTGGGCAAGTCCTTTGAGATGCTGATCCTGGGCCGCTTCATCATCGGTGTGTACTGCGGCCTGACCACAGGCTTCGTGCCCATGTATGTGGGTGAGGTGTCACCCACAGCCCTTCGTGGGGCCCTGGGCACCCTGCACCAGCTGGGCATCGTCGTTGGCATCCTCATCGCCCAGGTAAGCTAGAGCAGGATCTACCTGCCCAGCACAGCCCCTGCCCACAGCTTCAGTGGCTCTTAGATCTGTGCCCAGCAGGGCAGTTTCTCTTCCACCCAGCCCCCACAGCCCTGCAGGTACACAGGTCCAGAGAACACAGCACCATGGCCTCCTAGTTGAGAGCAAGATGACTTGACTCTTCTCAATCCCTTTCTTCTCACTGTAGGCCGCCAACCACAGGGCCCACCTTCCCCCAGCATGCCTTAGGCCATTATGCGCAGTGTACCCTCTCTCCAGGAGGCTTCCCCTTCCCTGTCCCCAAAACCCTCCTGTGGCAGAGTAGCAGCCCCTGTTCTCTGTGCTGGACACATCTGTGGCCTTGGCATTTGTCCTCCCAGCAACACTGTGGGGTAGGTCCTACTTTCCCCACGtgactgatgaggaaactgagggttcAGAGAGGTTGAGCCTCAAGCTAGTGGCAGAGCCTCTAGAACTGGGGCTCTTCTGTGAAGCAGCAGCTGACACAAAGTAGGGAAGGCCACTCTGGCAGGACGGGGTGGGAAGGGGGGTCAGGGTAGCTCACGGCCCGTTTCCCCCAGGTGTTCGGCCTGGACTCCATCATGGGCAACGAGGACCTGTGGCCTCTGCTGCTGAGCATCATCTTCGTCCCGGCCCTGCTGCAGTGCATCGTGCTGCCCTTCTGCCCCGAGAGCCCCCGCTTCCTGCTCATCAACCGCAACGAGGAGAACCGGGCCAAGAGTGGTACGGGCCgggccctgccctcctccccactccctgagCCCTGGCCTTCTTCCCACTCTGAGCCACCCCCACCTTCCCTCTGGTCCCTCCAGTGCTGAAGAAGCTGCGCGGGACGGCTGATGTGACCCATGACCTGCAGGAGATGAAGGAAGAGAGTCGGCAGATGATGCGGGAGAAGAAGGTCACCATCCTGGAGCTGTTCCGCTCCCCCGCCTACCGCCAGCCCATCCTCATTGCTGTGGTGCTGCAGCTGTCCCAGCAGCTATCGGGCATCAATGCTGTGAGTGCCCCCACCCACCCTTCCTGTGCCCCAGCCAAGCCCTCCGGTCAAGTGTGCATGGTGAACAAGCCCCAAACTTGAAATAACAGATACGCCTCTGCCAAAGGAGAACCTTCCCTTTAGAACCCAAGCCTGTAAGGACACTGCAGTGCAGGCAGGGTCCTTCTGCCTGAGTATTTGTCCCCTTCATTCTTTACTCATCCTGGGTTCCACATCCACTGCTACAGAGGCAGGGAAGGGCCACAATGTCCAGGTAGGCTCCAACAGTTTCTGTTGTCTGGCAGGTCTTCTATTACTCCACGAGCATCTTTGAGAAGGCAGGGGTGCAGCAGCCTGTGTACGCCACCATTGGCTCCGGCATCGTCAACACGGCCTTCACTGTTGTGTCGGTGAGTCTTCGCTTACTGGCTCCCCCAGCCAAGCCCCAGGGAGGAGGCGGTGCCATCTTCCCTGCTGGTCTTTGCAGTGCCCTGTGACTTTCCCGGCTGTTGAGGCGAGGCCTCTGGGTGGGTGGGTTCAGAGGGGCACCAGGCAGGGGTGGCACTGACACTGTCTCTGCCCACAGCTGTTTGTGGTGGAGCGAGCAGGCCGGCGGACCCTGCATCTCATAGGCCTGGCTGGCATGGCAGGTTGTGCCATACTCATGACCATTGCGCTGGCACTGCTGGTGAGTTGCCAGGTTCTGGAGGGTGAGGGATGTGGGGGAGTTCGCCTGGGCTTCAGATCCCAAAATGCCTGTCTCAGCCCCAGGCTGGCAGGCCAGGTGGTGACTGCGCTCTCCCTGGCTGTGGGTTCGACCTTCTGGCTCCTGAAGTTGTCACCTTCCAAACCACACACGTCCTCTCTTGAACTTGCTCCTCCCTGCTTGATGGATTCTCAGCACAGCACCTCTGGTCTCAGACCCCAAACTCTCACCTCCTTAAGGAATTACTTTGCCTAATATTAACCCTTTCCAATCTTCATCTGTAGCCTCAATTCATCTTCACAGCAACGCTGGGAAGTACTGCTCTCCTCCCCACAGAGGTGCAGAACCACGTCTTGCCTCATTCAGTTCACACGACTAGAGGTGTAGTTCAGTTCTTCCCATTTTATGGGGGAGGAAGCCTAATTCCCAGTGAGGTTAGTAACTTGTCAGATAAAGGATGAAGCCAAGAATCAACCTCAGCCCCAAGCCTGTGACTGTGACCACTATGCCAACCCTGTGCCTGGCACTCACACACAGGCAGTCGTTTATTCAGCCTCTGGGCAAGGAAAGCACCATGACCATCATTTTACAGCTCAACCTGGGCTTGGAAAGTTTGGTGGTTGCCGAAAGGCCGGACAGGCAGCAAGTGGAAAGACCGTAACTTTTCCACCCGGGCCGCCTCAAGGAGAATGGTTATATGCAGAACCATAGGCTtagtgcttactctgtgccatCCGGAGCTGGGCACCGCACAAACCTGGGCACCCACAAACCTTAGAACCTGaatccaccccacccccaggaaTGTTCTTCTGCATCCTGCCACAGGCAGACTGCACTGCAGGCACAGCCAGGGGACCACGGGGCCTCTTAACACCCTCCACATGCATACCACATTACCACTCCCAGGGGGTGGGCTcacacttggaaccaacccgcAGGACTTAAGTCATTTTGTTCAGATGAGGAAACGTAGGCCCAATGCTGGATACACAACAAATCCAGGACCAGCCCCAGGCTTCCTGCCTTCTAGCATGGCTCTGCTCTGGGCTGCCTCTGTAGCTTCTGTTTCCCCTGAGGATCCATCACAACCCAGTCTAACTTTTCCCCTTCTTCGTCATCCTCAACAGGAGCAACTACCCTGGATGTCCTATCTGAGCATCGTAGCCATCTTTGGCTTTGTGGCCTTCTTTGAAGTGGGTCCTGGCCCCATTCCATGGTTCATCGTGGCTGAACTCTTCAGCCAGGGTCCACGTCCAGCTGCCATTGCTGTTGCAGGCTTCTCCAACTGGACCTCAAATTTCATTGTGGGCATGTGCTTCCAGTATGTGGAGGTGAGAACCCCCACTATCTCTATACTCACCATTTCTCGCCTGCACGCATGACCCCACAGTGCTGTGCAAAGTGCTGGCCCAGCATTCTCATTAGGAATCATGCTGAGGAGGAAATCGAGGGTAGGAAGCCCAGGTCACATGACCAAGAATGCTGACCTCAACTCCAGGGTTCTCCCCTTAGCCTTGAGTGGTGCTCCTGGAGCCTATTACACACTAGGTGCAAGCgtgatctcatttaattatgACAGCCTTCCTGGGGAGGTGGATGTTCCCTTTTTCAGCTCAAAGGCCCAAAGGTAAAGTGACTTATCCAAAGTCCTACAGTCAGGATGTAGGGTCATGACTCCAACCAAGCGTGTCTGTATGTCTTTCAGCAACTATGTGGTCCCTACGTCTTCATCATCTTCACTGTGCTCCTGGTTCTGTTCTTCATCTTCACCTACTTCAAAGTTCCTGAGACTAAAGGCCGGACCTTCGATGAGATTGCTTCCGGCTTCCGGCAAGGGGGAGCCAGCCAAAGTGACAAGACACCCGAGGAGCTGTTCCATCCCCTGGGGGCTGATTCCCAAGTGTGAGGCGCCCCAGACCACCAGCCCGGCCCGCTCCCAGCAGCCCTAAGGATCTCTCAGGAGCACAGGCAGCTGGATGAGACTTCCAAACTGACAGATGTCAGCCGAGCCGGGACTGGGGCTCCTTTCTCCAGCCAGCAATGATGTCCAGAAGAATATTCAGGACTTAACAGCTCCAGGATTTTAACGAAAGCAAGACTGTTGCTCAAATCTATTCAGACAAGCAacaggttttataatttttttattactgattttgttatttttatatcagCCTGAGTCTCCTCTACCCACATCCCAGGCTTCACCCTGAATGGCTCAGTGCCTGAGGGTGGGGACTAAGCCCTGTCCAGACACTTGCCTTCTTCACCAAGCTAATCTGTAGGGCTGGACCTATGTCCTAAGGACACACTAATCGAACTATGAACTACAAGGCTTCTATCCCAGGAGGTGGCTATGGCCACCCCTTCTGCTGGCCTGGATCTCCCCACTCTAGGGGTCAGGCTCCATTAGGATTTGCCCATTCCCATCTCTTCCTACCCAACCACTCAAATTAATCTTTCCTTACCTGAGACCAGTTGGGAGCACTGGAgtgcagggaggagaggggaagggccAGTCTGGGCTGCCGGGTTCTAGTCTCCTTTGCACTGAGGGCCACACTGTCACCATGAGAAAAGGGCCTGTGGGAGCCTGCAAACTCACTGCTCAAGAAGACACGGAGACTCCTGCCCTGTTGTGTATAGATgcaagatatttatatatattttttggttgtCAATATTAAATACAGACACTAAGTTATAGTATATCTGGACAAGCCAACTTGTAAATACACCACCTCACTCCTGTTACTTACCTAAACAGATATAAATGGCTGGTTTTTAGAAACATGGTTTTGAAATGCTTGTGGATTGAGGGTAGGGAGGTTTGGATGGGAGTGAGACAAAAGTAAGTGGGGTTGCAACCATTTCAGCGGCTTAGACTTTGACTCAGGATCCAGTCCCTTACACGCACCTCTCATCAGTGTCCTCTATTGCTCAAAAATCTGTTTGATCCCTGTGACCCAGAGAATATATACATTCTTTATCTTGACATTCAAGGCATTTCTATCACATATTTGATAGTTGGTGTTCAAAAAGACAGCAGTTTTGTGCCAACCGTGATGCTCAGGCTTGAAATGCATTATTTTGAATGTGAAGTAAATACTGTACCTTTACTTGACAGGCTCAAAGAGGTTACGTGCCTGAAGTCATACAGTGAATAAGCTAAAACCCCTGCTTTTAACAATGGTACTATACAACCCCTACTCCATTAACTCCACCCACCTCCCGCACCCCTCCCCCCTACATACAAAATGAACCGCGTTCTTTGTATGGGCCCAGTGAGCTGTCAAGCTGCCTGGTGTTCATTTCATTTGGAATTGCCCCCTCTGGATCCTCTATATGCTACTGTTTCCTTTCTAAAGACAGCTCATCTTCCTCCTTCACCCCTGAATTTCCAGAGCACTTCGTCTGCCTTCATCACAAGTCCAGTTTTCTGCCACTAGTCTGAGTTTCATGAGAAGATGCCGCCGATTTGGTTCCTGTGGGTCCTCAA encodes the following:
- the SLC2A1 gene encoding solute carrier family 2, facilitated glucose transporter member 1; the protein is MEPSSKKLTGRLMLAVGGAVLGSLQFGYNTGVINAPQKVIEEFYNQTWIHRYGERILPTTLTTLWSLSVAIFSVGGMIGSFSVGLFVNRFGRRNSMLMMNLLAFVSAVLMGFSKLGKSFEMLILGRFIIGVYCGLTTGFVPMYVGEVSPTALRGALGTLHQLGIVVGILIAQVFGLDSIMGNEDLWPLLLSIIFVPALLQCIVLPFCPESPRFLLINRNEENRAKSVLKKLRGTADVTHDLQEMKEESRQMMREKKVTILELFRSPAYRQPILIAVVLQLSQQLSGINAVFYYSTSIFEKAGVQQPVYATIGSGIVNTAFTVVSLFVVERAGRRTLHLIGLAGMAGCAILMTIALALLEQLPWMSYLSIVAIFGFVAFFEVGPGPIPWFIVAELFSQGPRPAAIAVAGFSNWTSNFIVGMCFQYVEQLCGPYVFIIFTVLLVLFFIFTYFKVPETKGRTFDEIASGFRQGGASQSDKTPEELFHPLGADSQV